In Microbacterium sp. 1.5R, the following are encoded in one genomic region:
- a CDS encoding BLUF domain-containing protein, protein MTEQNPLVSLVYCSSATQPFGEHELGELLAVSRARNSDRDITGMLLYRGGEFVQILEGPRSDVEALMERIGRDPRHTDVRVLIEEPLHERRFRDWTMGYQSLLAPEPGTASGYRDSFDDLRMGDHDMIGRAIMELTLWFRVRESASRQPVESEARSR, encoded by the coding sequence ATGACTGAACAGAATCCGCTCGTCTCGCTCGTCTACTGCAGCAGCGCCACGCAGCCGTTCGGCGAACACGAGCTCGGTGAACTGCTGGCAGTGAGTCGCGCCCGCAACAGCGACCGCGACATCACCGGCATGCTGCTCTACCGCGGCGGAGAGTTCGTGCAGATCCTCGAAGGGCCCAGGTCTGACGTCGAAGCGTTGATGGAGAGGATCGGCCGCGACCCGCGCCACACGGATGTCCGCGTGCTGATCGAAGAGCCGCTGCACGAACGGCGCTTCCGGGACTGGACGATGGGATATCAGTCCCTCCTCGCTCCCGAGCCTGGAACGGCCTCGGGATATCGCGACTCGTTCGACGATCTCCGCATGGGCGATCACGACATGATCGGTCGCGCGATCATGGAGCTGACGCTGTGGTTCCGAGTGCGTGAGTCGGCCAGTCGGCAGCCCGTCGAGAGCGAAGCCCGGTCGCGCTAG
- a CDS encoding NIPSNAP family protein: MITVHLRYEIDPDKLDDFTEYGRAWIRLVAKHGGTHHGYFMPSEGDSDEAFALFTFPSLAEYEVYRTASKTDPECIEAFEFARRTQCIRRYERRFLSPVFSADAD, translated from the coding sequence ATGATCACGGTTCACCTGCGCTACGAGATCGACCCCGACAAGCTCGACGACTTCACTGAGTACGGCAGGGCATGGATCCGTCTGGTGGCGAAGCACGGCGGGACCCACCACGGCTACTTCATGCCGAGCGAAGGCGATAGCGATGAGGCGTTCGCGCTGTTCACGTTCCCTTCGTTGGCCGAGTACGAGGTCTACCGCACGGCATCGAAGACCGACCCCGAGTGCATCGAGGCCTTCGAGTTCGCGCGCAGAACCCAATGCATCCGCCGCTACGAGCGCCGCTTCCTCAGCCCCGTCTTCTCGGCCGACGCCGACTGA